A window of Desulfuromonas sp. genomic DNA:
CCGGTTTTTCGAAAGACCGCTCAGGGAAAAATTGATTTCGTATTTATCTTCATCCGGCCGGTCACTGAAACCAAACATCACGCTCCAGCATTCACCCCGGTATTCAACCCGGGTCACCGCCTCGAGCATGAGGACGGTTTCGAGATCGCGCCGATGTTCATAAGAGACAAAGAGCGGGTCGAACAGGGCCAGATCAACGCCGCCGGACAGGTAATCGAAATCATTTTTCAGATATTGGTAATTGATCAGCAAACCATTGCCGTGGCGATCATGCAAGCCGCCCCAGACCGCCCGGCTTTCGACGTAACGGGCATTATCGTTGGCGTCGTAGGCGATATCGCCCCGCAAAAAACTGTACGGAGTCGGCCGGATAATCAGTTCACCCCGAACCGGTGAAAATGGCCGGTTCTGGTCAGGGAGAGGGCCGGGATCCCGCTTCCTTTCCCGGATATCGTAATCGACCGCGAGGCGGAGGCTGCCGACCTCGCGAAAGCGGGGGGTTCCGTCATCGTCGACGCTTCGGGTGGTCAACCGGTTCATCAGCTCAAAGGTGACCAGGTTGACCGGATCAATCCGGTCGCGGCTGTCGAACTGCGGCAGATGACCCTGATCGACATTCGGGATAAAGAGGTAATGCACCATCGGCTCGACGACATGCCGCAAGTGCGTGACGTCACCGGTGTCGAAGGTAAAAACCCGGGCGACCCGACTACCGACGGACAGGGTCGCAATCGGCAACCCTTCCTGTTCGCTCACATCGTTAAACCGGTAATTGCGTTGCAGCCAGGAGACGGTCGGCACCATTTCCAGGTAACGGTTGACCAGCAGGTCGGTCGCCAGCATCGGCTGCAGCCGCAGGCGTCCCCCCTTCGGTCCGTCCCGATGCCAGAGATAACCGGGCTCGGCCAGAAATGAGGTGAAAATCGGGGTTTGACCCCAGCGTTGCGGCAGGTAATCGAAGCGGACTTCCGGAAGGTACTGCAACTGGGTAGCGCTGCTCTGCTCGAGGTCACGGTTATATTTGGCCTGCGCGGAGAGATTGACCTGGTTCCAGCCGCGACTCAGGTAAACGATCGATTGCACCTTCTCGCGGTTATAATCGTCAGCGGTCCGCCCGAAAATCTCGTAGTAATCCTTTTCGCTGACATATTCAGCGTCAATGACCAGCCGGACCTGACCCGGCAACAGGCCGTCATGATCCCATTCGGTCAGGGAACGATCCGGCTCATCGTCGAACCCGCTGATAAAATTCGTATAAAGTCGTCCGGTACGGCTCTGCGGCGGCAGGTAGCGGAACTCGAGACCGGTTCCGATTCCGAGATCAGACATGTAATCAATCTCGAGGGTCGCATCAAGATCCTGGTCAATAACCAGATAGAGCGGCTGCCGGTAGCGGTTGCCGAGGCGGCTTGAATGACTTATTTCGGGAAAGAGCAGCCCCGATTGACGTTCCGTTTTGGCGGGCAGCGCGATATACGGGAGGTACAGAACCGGAATATTTCGCAGGTAGAACACGGCATTGCGGGCCCTGGCGTAGCCTTCGACATCGACATCGAGGCGGCTGGCGGTCAATTTCCAGGCCGGACTCTCGCCGGGGCAGGTGGTGAATGACCCGCCGCTGACCCGGTAGCTGATATCACCCCGCTTCTCGATCAGGTCCCCCGAGAGGAAGACATTGTAGGCGGAGAGCCTCGCTTGACCGTTGCTGAGCTGTCCCAGCCCCCGGCCGAAATCGTAACGGATCGAATCACCGGTCAAGACACCATCCGCAGACTCCATCCGGAAACCGCCGCCGCAGACCGCTTCGCCACTCTGTTGATCCCAGTCGGCTGAACCGGAGGTCAGCAGCAGGTCACCCTGGCGGATCTGTACATTGCCTTCGGCCCGGTAGAGTCCGGTCTCCTGATTGAGCACCAGGCTGTCCGCCGACAGGTTGACCGGCTCGTCGCTCGCCGCCGCCAGGCAGTTCGCAGCCAGCAAAAACAACAGAAATATCAGGAAACCTGTTCGTCGCACCGGCGACCTTCCTCCTGCAAAATTATTTCTCGTACGGCAGCCACCAGGAAAAGCGACCCGGCCACCAGGACAATTTCCGAATCGGCAGCGGCGGCCTGCACGGCATCCAGGGCTGCCTCGATCGAAGCGAAGGATGCCGCGCGGACGCCGTGCCGTTCGGCAATCGCGACCAACTCGGCCGTCGGCTTTGCCTCCTCTACCGGCGGCTCGACGCAGTAGAGTGCCGCGCAGGCCGGAAGCAGCGGGATCAGCACCTCTTCACTGTTTTTATCAGCTTTCAGCCCGACAATCCAGTGAACATTCACCAGATCCTGTTGTTCGAGATATCGGGCCAGAACATTGGCGGCCGCTCCATTATGGGCCCCGTCGAGCAGGATCGACCGCTTGGCCAGCCACTCAAGGCGGCCCGGCCAGAACATTTTCTCGACGCCGCTGCGCAGGGCAATCGCCGGCAGATCGTAACCGGCCGGCTGCAGCATCTCGGCAGCCGCCAGTGCTGTCGCCATGTTGGCAAACTGGTGGCGGCCCGGGATGCCGGGCCGGATTCCGGCGATAGTCTCTTTGATGCCCCGGTAATCGAAGGTCTCGCCGGCGTCATCAAAGTGGAAGGACTTGCCGCAAAAAGAGATTTCGGTACCAACTTTTTTCGCCTCGTCGAGCAGGGCCTCTTCGACTTCGATCACCTGCGGCGCACTGACCACCGGCACCCCGCCCCGCATGATTCCGGCTTTTTCCCGGGCGATCGAATCAAGGTCTTCGCCGAGATACTGCTGATGATCGCGCGCCACCGGGGCAACCACGCTGAGTACCGGCGCGATCGCATTGGTCGCATCAAAACGACCGCCGAGGCCGACTTCAAGGACAGCGACCTCGACCTCCTGCTCGGCAAAAAACTCCAGGGCCAGCGCCGTGGTGAATTCAAAGAAGGTGATCGGGATCGATCCGGTTCGGGTTCTTAGCCGGGCGACCAGACGGGCAATCCGGTCATCCGGAATCATTTCACCATTCACCCGGATCCGTTCATTAAATACATGTAGATGGGGAGATGTATAGAGGCCGGTCCGGAAACCAGAATCCCTGAGAATACCGGCGAGAGCCGAGGCGATCGAGCCCTTGCCGTTGGTGCCGGCGACCAGAACCGATTTGAAGCGGTTCTCGGGATGATCGAGACGGGACAAAAAAGTCCGGATATTCTCCAGGCCGAGCTTGATGCCGAACTTCTGTAGCCCGTAGAGATAATCCAGACTTTCCTGACCGGTCATCAATCAGTTTTTCGTGAAGATTTTCAACACCTGCGCCAGTTTACTTTTCATCTCCTGGCGCCGGACAATCATGTCGACCATGCCATGTTCGAGCAGGTATTCGGAACGCTGGAACCCTTCAGGAAGCTTCTGTCGAATGGTCTGCTCGATAACGCGCGGACCGGCAAAACCGATCAGGGCCCGGGGTTCGGCAATATTGAGGTCGCCGAGCGTGGCAAAGCTTGCCGTAACACCGCCGGTGGTCGGATCGGTCAAGACCGAGATAAACGGGATTCCGGCATTCTTCAGCTTGGCCAGCGCCGCGCTGGTTTTGGCCATCTGCATCAGCGAGAGAATACTCTCCTGCATGCGGGCGCCGCCGGAAGAAGAGAACACCAGAACCGGTGCGTTGAGTTCGAGACCGCGCTCGATCACCCGCGTAATCTTCTCGCCGACAACCGAACCCATACTGCCGCCCATGAAAGCGAAATCAAAAACGGCGACAACAACCTTCAGCCCTTCGATATCACCCTCACCGCACTTGACGGCATCGCCGCCGCCATGTTTCTTGACCGCAGCCTTGATCCGCTCCTTGTAGGTCTTCGAATCCTTGAAGTTGAGAAAATCGACCGGCATCATTTCCGCGTCCATTTCCACAAACGTCCCGCTGTCGAGAACCAGGTCGATCCGTTCCTGGGCACTGACCCGGAAGTGATAATCGCACTTCGGGCAGACATTGAGATTGCGCTCGATTTCCTTGCTGTAAATAATCTCTTCACAGTTTTTGCATTTGGTCCAGAGCCCTTCAGGCATATGGACCTTTTTCTTCTCAACCGGCGTAATCGGAGCTTTCGATTTTTTAAACCAGGGCATAACGTTTCCTTTTATGAATTGCGGCAGCTATATTTCAAAAACCTCGCCACCATCGAGAACCTGCAAACGGTCGTCTCCGATAGCAGCCAATTCTTCATGGAGTTCGTCCAGAAATTGCGGTTTCATATGAAAGACCTTGATCGGAATATCCCGATCACCAAACTTTACCAACTCATCCTTGAGCATGGCCGGGGTCAGATGGCCACTGATTTTCGCCAGATGTTCCATCCGGTTCGGGAAGGAGGCCTCAACGAAAGCGATTTTCAACTGCTCGCACTCACGGGCCATCTGCCACAGGTCATCGGTCGTGGTCGTGTCGGCCGAATAAAAAAGTGCACTTTCAGCGGAGCGGACACAGTAGCCGACAGTATAAACGGTGTGGTTGGTCCGGGTCCAGCGGAGATGATAGCCATTGACTTCACCTTCACCACTTTCGTCGAGCGGGATCAGCTTGATTGTCGGCGCGCCCTGACCCGGAAGTTTCGTAAAATCGGGCCAGACATAATCATTGAACAGATGATTTTGGACCGCCTCGAGGACCGGTTCAGGAGCCCAGATCCGCATCGATTCAGGACGCCCGAATATGTTGTCAGCGAGAAAAGCAAGATCAACGATATGGTCCATATGGGCATGGGTCAGAACAATCCCGTCGAGCGCCAGCTGTTCATGCTGCGACAGAGCGCTCGAAATGGTGCCGGCGTCGAGGAGAAACGTTTCATCGAGCAGCAGGCTGCTGGTCGAATAACCGGGGATACGCGAACCGAAACAGCCGAGGACACGAATTTTCATACGTGATCTGACCCGCCGCTGCTCAGGCAGCCGGGCGGACTCCCTCTTTTAAAGAAGATACAAATTCCCTGACCCGCGGCAATAATTCATCGCTCTTGCCGTGGGCCTCGATAACTTTAACAAGGGCACTGCCGACAACAACAGCATCGGCAAACGCGCTGACGGCGGCCGCGTCATCCCTGGTCGAAATTCCGAATCCGACCGCAACCTGAACCCGGCTTTTTTCCTGGATCCGACGAACAGCACTCTCGATCGAGGCGGCATCGACCTGTTGACTTCCGGTAACCCCGGTCATCGACACGTAATAAAGGTATCCTTCCGCTTTTTCAGCGAGCACTGTCATCCGCTCATCCGGAGTGGTCGGCGCCAGAAGGGTAATCAGGTCGAGCCCCTGCTTTTGCATGTCGGCATGAATTTCAGCCGTTTCTTCAGGCGGCAAATCAACCAGCAGCAGGCCATCAACTCCGGCAGCGGCGGCATCGACCGTAAAACGGGACGGGCCATAATGAAAAATCGGATTGTAATATCCCATCAGGATTATCGGAACGTTGCTGCTCTTGCGTACATCCCGGACAATTTCGAGAACTCCGGCCACCGTCGTGCCTGACTTCAGTGCCCGCTCGGAAGATGCCTGAATCGTCGGGCCGTCGGCCATCGGATCGGAGAAGGGCACACCGAGCTCGATCAGGTCGGCGCCCGATTCAACCAGAGCGTGAATCAAATCGACCGTGGTCTTCATGTCGGGATCACCAGCCGTCAAAAAAGGGACCAGTGCCTTGTCGCCCCGCTGTCTGATATCTTCAAGTTTTTGTTCAATCCGGCTCATAGTTTTACCAAAGATTTGATCCAAGTTTTAAAGTTTAATGAAAAATCACCGTCATTTCAACCGTTTTCATCGGCCAGAGTCCGTGTCTCAACCAGGAATTGACGAAACATCGGCGCCGTCATTCTCCCGGTCTGAACATTGTAACGGCTGGTATGGTAGCATCCGGCGAGCCAGAGCCGCTCGCTGATGCGATGCTGTACCCCATGCGCGAAAGGGTATGCGGCCGGGCGCTCAATCGCACCGACTGAACGAAAATACTTCAAACAGCTCTCAAAAGCCCCCCGTCCGAGTCCGATAACAACCCGGAGACGGTCCAGTTCTGCCAGCTCGGCCGCCATGTAGGATCGGCAGGAATTGAATTCCTCCCCTTTCGGCTTGTTTTCCGGCGGCACGCACTTCACAGCGTTGGTGATATAGAGATCGTTCAGCTCCAGGCCATCGTCGGCATGTTCAGCATCGGGCCGAGAGGCAAAACCGGCTTCGTGCAGCAACGGATACATGAAATCACCCGCCCCGTCCCCGGTAAATGGACGTCCGGTCCGGTTGGCCCCATGCGCCCCCGGAGCCAGCCCAACCAGGCAAATCCGGGCAGCAGGATCGCCAAACCCGGCAACCGGACGATTGTGATAATCAGCCCGGTTACGCCCTTTGGCCGGCTTGATATTCTGTCGATAATCGACCAGCCGGGGACACCTGCAACAGTGATCGAGGCCGTCCAGCTCAATGGTCGACACTTACGTTTTTCCTCCCGGCTTTGCACCACCAGGTCGATTTCCTCCGCCCTGTGGCCGCCGGCGCCGGCGCCGATGAGGTGGTTTGCCGGAGCCGCCCCGTTTCTCGGGAACCGGTGCTTTCTTGTGCGCAACCCCGCGCTTGTAATCATTACAGAGATCTTCTTCCATCGGCACCGCACTCGGAATCTTCATGCCGATATACTCTTCGATATCGGGGATATGAAAAGCAAGGTCTTCATCGGCAAAACTGATCGCCTTGCCAACCGCTCCGGCCCGGGCGGTTCGGCCGATCCGGTGAACGTAATCTTCCGAATCCTGCGGCAGGTCGTAATTGAATACGTGGCTGACATCTTCGATATGCAGGCCGCGCGAAGCGACATCGGTGGCAATCAGGAAGCGGAGACGCCCCTCCTTGAAATCATCCATAATCCGCAACCGCTTTTTCTGCGGGATATCACCGGAGAGAACCGCGGCCTTGTGATCGTTGTGTTTGAGCCGACCGGCCAGATGCTCCGCCTCTTTCTTGGTGTTGACAAAAATCATGATCCGTTCGGCGAACTCTTCCTTCTGCAGCAGACCGAGCAAAAGCGGGAATTTTTCGCGGCGCGAGACATGATACAGGATCTGCTCAACTTTTTCGGCGGTGACCTGCTCCGGTTCAATCTGCACCTTCTCGGCGAGATTCATGAACTCGTAGGCAAGCTCCATAACCCGGTGCGAAAGGGTTGCCGAAAAAAGCATGGTCTGGCGTTTTTCGAAAGGCGGCAACTTGCGCAGGATAAAACGCAGATCCTTGATAAAGCCCATATCGAACATCCGGTCGGCTTCATCGATAATCAAGGCTTCAATGCGGTGCAGGGAGAATACTTTCTGCCGGAAATAATCGATCAGCCGGCCCGGGGTCGCGACAATAACATCAACCCCGTCCTTGAGCGCCTGCCGTTGCTTGTCGTAATCGACGCCACCGAAAATCGGCTGAACCTTGAACGGGCAGTGGGCGCCAAGCCCTTTGGCATCTTCGCAGATCTGCACCACCAGCTCACGGGTCGGGGCAATGATCAGGGCCCGCGGGTTGCTGGAGGTTCCTTTTTCGTTCTGCGCCAGCTTGGTAAACAGCGAGATCAGAAAGGCCGCAGTTTTGCCGGTTCCGGTCTGGGCCTGGGCGGCGACATCGAGCCCCTTTAGCGCCAGCGGAATCGACTCTTCCTGGACCGGCGTCAGTTCGGTAAAGCCAACCTCGTTGATGCCACGCATCAGGTCAGCCGGTAAATCGAGTTCGGTAAATTTCATTATTTTCTTTCAGCTAAAAGTTATCAGGAGTCAGGCCAGAGGATCCGGAAAGAGTAAAGCCTTTCCCTGACAACCGGATCCGTAACCCCTGGTTTAATTGACGAGTACTGCCGATCAGCCTGCGCAGCCTTACAACTCGACCCCCATTGCATCCGCAACCGTATCGATATCCTTATCCCCTCTTCCCGACAGACAGACCAGAATAATCTGGTCCCTGTCCATCTCTTTCGCCTGTTTGCAGACGTGAGCAATCGCATGCGCCGACTCGAGCGCCGGGATAATACCTTCAAGTTCGGTCAGCAGCTTGAAGGCGTCGAGGGCTTCAGCATCGGTAATCGAGACGTATTCGGCGCGGCCGAGTTCCTTGAGCTGCGCATGTTCGGGGCCGACGCCCGGGTAATCAAGACCGGCTGAGATCGAATGTGCATGCTCAATCTGCCCGTCATCATCCTGCAGCAGGAAGGTCTTGTTGCCATGCAGGACGCCGACCGATCCGGCTGATATCGAAGCCGCATGTTTGCCCGAATCAACCCCGAGCCCGGCCGCTTCAACCCCGATCAGACGGACAGCCTGATCATCGATAAATGGATAAAACAGTCCCATCGCATTCGACCCACCGCCGATACAGGCAACCGCCGCATCGGGCAGGCGCCCTTCGGCCTCAAGCATCTGTTTTTTCGATTCACGACCGATCACCGCCTGAAAATCACGCACCAGCATCGGATAGGGGTGTGGCCCGGCAACGGTACCGATAACATAGAAGGTGTCGCGGACATGAGTCACCCAGTGGCGCAGCGCATCGTTCATTGCGTCCTTGAGGGTGGCGGTGCCGCTGGTCACACCATGGACAGTGGAACCGAGCAGTTTCATCCGAAAAACATTAATTGCCTGGCGGCGGATATCCTCGGTCCCCATGAAGACCTGGCACTCCATACCGAACAGGGCGGCAACGGTAGCGGTGGCGACGCCATGCTGGCCGGCGCCGGTCTCGGCAATAACCTTGTTCTTCCCCATGCGCCGGGCCAGCAGAATCTGGCCGACGGTATTATTGATCTTGTGCGCACCGGTATGATTGAGGTCCTCGCGCTTCAGGTAAATCCGGGCGCCGCCAGCATGTTCAGTCAGGCGGCGGGCAAAATAGAGCGGACTCGGCCGTCCGACATAGTTGCGCAGATAGGAATCGAACTCTTCGAGAAACTCCGGGTCATCCTTGACCTCGGCATAAGCTTCTTCAAGTTCGAGCAGGGCCGGCATCAGCGTTTCGGCAACATAGCGTCCGCCAAACTCACCGAAATGCCCTTTCTCATCGGGAAAACTGTATTGACTCATCACTTGAAACTCTCTCTGGCGTTCGTAATAAACGCCGCTACTTTCTCCGGATCTTTTTTTCCGGGCATCTTTTCCACACCACTGGAGACATCGACCCCCTGCGGTCTAACCATTCTAACAGCTTTGGAAATATTCTGCGGGTTCAAACCACCCGCCAGGATTATCTTCGTTTGCGTTGCCAGTGTGGCCGCCAGATTCCAGTCGCAAGCTTCGCCGGTGCCACCGAACTTCTCCGGGTGCCAGGCATCAAGCAATATCGCCACCGCCGGGTAGTCCTGCCAGCTCCTGACGCTCTCTTCGTTGCGTACGCGCAGGGCCTTCATCACCGGCAGTTCGATCCGACGGCAGTAGTCGGGTGTTTCATCGCCATGCAACTGCACAAGACCGATACCGCTCTCGGCCGCGACCCGGTTGACCACTTCCGCCTGTTCATTGACAAAAAGGCCGACCTTGATCACTTCACCGGGGAGCTTGTCGATGATCGGCCGCACCTCGGCCGGGCTGACGCCGCGCGGGCTGTCGGCATAAAAAACAAACCCTAAAGCGTCCGCCCCGCATGCCACGGCATGCAGGGCGTCCGACTCATTGGTGATTCCACAAATCTTGATCCGGAACATGGTGTCCGAAATAACTCCTTAACCGATTTCAACCTTCGGCAGATGCGACAACGAATCCTTAATCGCTTCTTCCGGGTACTCGTAATCCTCCAGCTCGCCGGAGAAAAACGCGTCATAAGCGGCCATATCAACGTGGCCATGCCCCGAGAGGTTAAACAGGATGGTTTTCTCTTTACCCTCTTCCCTGGCCTGAAGCGCTTCGTCAATGGCGCCGCGAATGGCATGCGACGACTCCGGTGCCGGAATAATTCCCTCACACCGGGAGAACTGCACCGCCGCCTCGAAACAGGCGATCTGCGGTACCGCTTTGGCCTCTACGACCCCGGCGTCTACCAACTGCGAAACCAGCGGCGCCGCACCATGATAGCGCAATCCACCGGCATGTATTCCCGGCGGCACAAAATCGTGACCAAGGGTATACATCTTGGCAATCGGCGCCATTTTTGCCATATCACCAAAATCAAAATCATAAACACCCTTGCTCAGGGTCGGACATGATGAGGGTTCCATTGCCAGGATTTTTATATCCTTGCCGTTCGCCTTATCAGAAATAAACGGGAAAGCCAGGCCGGCAAAGTTGGAACCACCGCCGTGACAACCGATCACAACGTCCGGGTAGTCACCGGCCAGCTTCATCTGCTCCTGCGCCTCGAGACCGATAATTGTCTGGTGGGTGCAAACATGATTCAGAACACTACCGAGGGAGTAACGGGTATCCTCCCGCGTCGCTGCATCCTCAACCGCTTCCGAGATGGCCAGGCCTAAAGAACCGGGGCAATCCGGGTCGGCTTCAAGGATCAGGCGGCCGGCGTTGGTCTTGTTTGATGGCGACGGGATGACATCGGCCCCCCAGAGCTGCATCATGCTCTTGCGGTACGGCTTCTGAGTGTACGAAATCTTGACCATGTAAACGGTGCATTCAAGACCGAACATCTGGCAGGCCAGAGCGATTGAGCTGCCCCACTGGCCGGCACCGGTTTCCGACGCAATCCGCTTTGTTCCATACTCCTTGTTATAGAATGCCTGCGGAACTGCGGTATTCGGTTTGTGCGATCCGGCCGGCGAAACGCCTTCGTACTTGTAATAGATTTTGGCCGGGGTACCGAGCGCTTTCTCGAGGCGATGCGCCCGGAACATTGGCGACGGCCGCCAGAGCCTGTAAATTTCACGAACCTCTTCCGGAATCTCAATCCAGCGCTCCTGTGACACTTCCTGTTCGATAATCTGCATCGTGAAGAGTGGCAACAGGTCGTCCGGGCTGACCGGCTGCAAAGTCCCGGGATGAATAACCGGGGCCATCGGTCCTGGCAGGTCCGGGATAATATTGTACCAACGCTTCGGAATCTGGTCTTCATTCAATAAAAATTTAGTCTGCACAGCGCGACCTCCTTGTCATTAATTTCACTGCAAAAGCTGCTGTAGTTTACCTGAAATATCCCCTTCACGCATCAGGCTTTCACCGATCAGAAACGCTCCGGCGCCGGCCTGCTGCAAACGAACGATATCTTCACGACTGTTGATCCCGCTCTCCGAGACCACCAGGTGATCACTGCCAATCGACGGGACAAGACGCTCTGTTATTCCCAAATCGGTGACAAAACTCTTGAGATCGCGGTTGTTGATGCCGATCAGCTCGACCGGAACCCTGAGCGCCACATCGAGTTCTTCTTCGTTGTGTACTTCGAGCAGAACATCGAGCTGCAGTTCGGTCGCCAGGGCAGTAAACTCCTTGAGTTCCTGCTCGGCGAGAGCGGCGGCAATCAACAGGACAGCGTCAGCTCCGGCCGCCCGCGCCTCGTAGATCTGGTAAGGATCGACGATAAACTCCTTGCGCAACAACGGGATATCGACTGCTGATGAAATCTGCAGCAGATAGGAAAGCTCACCATAAAAGAATTCCTTATCGGTCAGCACCGACAGGCAGGTCGCCCCGGCCGCTTCGTAAATCCGGGCGATGGCAACCGGATCAAAGTCAGGTCGGATAATCCCTTTTGAGGGCGAACCTTTTTTAACCTCGGCAATAATCGCCGTTCCGTTGGCCGCCTTTTCTTTCAGGGCCCGGGCGAAACCGCGAGTCGGACCCATGGTCAACGCCTGCTCCTGCAACATCTCCAGCGGGACCCGGTCTCTGGCGTCGGCGACTTCTTTCTCTTTATGTTTGAGTATCTTATCGAGTATCATCACTTAATGTGGTTTGCATATAAATTCTAAAGCCGGCCCGCCTTGCGCCCTTGCATTCAACCAGCTTTTTACTGGTTCGTAAACGCAACGAGTTCGTCGAGCTTTCCTTTTGCTCTTTTTTCGTCGATCGAGGACGCCGCCCTGGCCAGCCCATCGCTGACATCATCAGCTACACCGGCTGCAACCAGGGCATGGGCGGCATTGATCAGGACAATGTCGCGGTGCGGGCCGGTCTCGCCTCCGAGGATGGCGTTGACAATTTTGGCATTACGGACAGCGTCGCCCCCCTGCAGCTCTTCAAGCTTGCAGCGGGTCAAACCGAAGTCCTCCGGCTCAATCGTTGCGATGGACACACTGCCGTCCTTGATCGCGGCAACCCGGGTCGGTCCGGTTATGGTGATTTCGTCCATGCCATCAAGACCGTGCACGACGAAGCCGCGTTTACAGCCAAGACCAGACAAAACATTGGCCATCGGCTCAACCAGGGACTCCTGATAAACACCGAGCACCTGCCGGTCAGCCCCGGCCGGATTGGTCAGCGGGCCGAGAATATTAAAGATCGTGCGGATACCGACTTCGCGCCGCGGGCCGATAGCATGCTTCATCGCACCATGCAGGGCCGGGGCAAAAAGGAAACCGACGCCGACCTTGTCGATACACTGCTCAACCGTCTCCGGCGACACCTCGAGGTTGACCCCGAGCTGTTCGAGGACATCAGCGCTGCCGCAGGCTGAAGAGATGCTGCGGTTGCCATGCTTGGCGACCTTGATCCCGCAACCGGCAACGACGAAAGCAACAGCAGTCGAAACGTTAAAGGTTTTGGTGCCGCTGCCGCCGGTGCCACAGGTATCGAGAATGGTTTCGCGGTCAGCGTTGATCTCCTCGCGGTCAAGACCGATCTCGGCACCAACCCGGATCGGCGTTGCCCGGGAGCGCATCACCCGGGCGGCGCCGGTAATCTCCGGAACCGTTTCGCCCTTCATCCGCAATCCGGTAATAAAGGAGGCAATCTGCGCCGGAGTCGCTTCGCCACCCATAATCTGGTCCATGACATCAATCATCTCACCCTCGGTGAGATCCTGCCTCTCAACAACCTTGGCTATCGCTTCCTTGATCATTTTCCAACCTCTTGAAAAGAAAATCTTTACCTAACGCAAAGCCGCAAAGAAAACAAAAAAGGCTTAATGGAGAGGTGGAGAGGAGCAGAGCCGGAGAGAACTGCTCTGATAGTATTCCTTCTTGATCTCTCTCCTTCTCTGTGTCTCTCCGTTAAAAAAATCTTTTTGATCTTCTTGTTCGCTTTCCCCTCTAATCATTGTACCTTTGCGTCTTTGCGTTAAAAGCATTCTGCTTTTATCTCTTACTCAAATCGAGATAATTCTTCAGCAGCTTCTTCCCCTCCGTCGTCAGGATCGACTCCGGGTGGAACTGCACCCCCCAGACCGGCAGCCTTTTGTGCCGAACGCCCATGATGACATCATCCTCGGTCCGAGCGGTCACCTCGAGACATTCGGGCAAGGTCTGTTTTTCACCAATCAGAGAATGATAGCGGGTCGCGACAAACGGATTCTCGAGCCCTTGCATCACTCCCTGATCGTTGTGATGAACCAGGCTGGTTTTGCCATGCATCAGCTTTTCGGCGCGCAGAATCACACCCCCAAAGGCCTGAATGATCGACTGGTGGCCAAGACAGACACCGAGGATCGGAATTCTACCGGCAAAACGTTGAATGGCGGCCACCGAGATACCGGCTTCATTCGGCGTACAGGGCCCGGGAGAGACGACCAGCTGGGCCGGATTTTTCGCAGCAATTTCATCAAGCGTGATCTTGTCGTTGCGATAGACCTCGATGTCGGCCCCGAGCTCACCAAGGTACTGCACAAGGTTATAGGTAAATGAGTCGTAGTTATCAATCATCAGGAGCATATCAGTAAAGCCCCTTCCGCGCTTTGTCGATCGCCT
This region includes:
- a CDS encoding RNA helicase, which produces MKFTELDLPADLMRGINEVGFTELTPVQEESIPLALKGLDVAAQAQTGTGKTAAFLISLFTKLAQNEKGTSSNPRALIIAPTRELVVQICEDAKGLGAHCPFKVQPIFGGVDYDKQRQALKDGVDVIVATPGRLIDYFRQKVFSLHRIEALIIDEADRMFDMGFIKDLRFILRKLPPFEKRQTMLFSATLSHRVMELAYEFMNLAEKVQIEPEQVTAEKVEQILYHVSRREKFPLLLGLLQKEEFAERIMIFVNTKKEAEHLAGRLKHNDHKAAVLSGDIPQKKRLRIMDDFKEGRLRFLIATDVASRGLHIEDVSHVFNYDLPQDSEDYVHRIGRTARAGAVGKAISFADEDLAFHIPDIEEYIGMKIPSAVPMEEDLCNDYKRGVAHKKAPVPEKRGGSGKPPHRRRRRRPQGGGNRPGGAKPGGKT
- a CDS encoding uracil-DNA glycosylase, with the translated sequence MSTIELDGLDHCCRCPRLVDYRQNIKPAKGRNRADYHNRPVAGFGDPAARICLVGLAPGAHGANRTGRPFTGDGAGDFMYPLLHEAGFASRPDAEHADDGLELNDLYITNAVKCVPPENKPKGEEFNSCRSYMAAELAELDRLRVVIGLGRGAFESCLKYFRSVGAIERPAAYPFAHGVQHRISERLWLAGCYHTSRYNVQTGRMTAPMFRQFLVETRTLADENG
- a CDS encoding acetyl-CoA carboxylase carboxyl transferase subunit beta yields the protein MPWFKKSKAPITPVEKKKVHMPEGLWTKCKNCEEIIYSKEIERNLNVCPKCDYHFRVSAQERIDLVLDSGTFVEMDAEMMPVDFLNFKDSKTYKERIKAAVKKHGGGDAVKCGEGDIEGLKVVVAVFDFAFMGGSMGSVVGEKITRVIERGLELNAPVLVFSSSGGARMQESILSLMQMAKTSAALAKLKNAGIPFISVLTDPTTGGVTASFATLGDLNIAEPRALIGFAGPRVIEQTIRQKLPEGFQRSEYLLEHGMVDMIVRRQEMKSKLAQVLKIFTKN
- a CDS encoding tryptophan synthase subunit alpha: MSRIEQKLEDIRQRGDKALVPFLTAGDPDMKTTVDLIHALVESGADLIELGVPFSDPMADGPTIQASSERALKSGTTVAGVLEIVRDVRKSSNVPIILMGYYNPIFHYGPSRFTVDAAAAGVDGLLLVDLPPEETAEIHADMQKQGLDLITLLAPTTPDERMTVLAEKAEGYLYYVSMTGVTGSQQVDAASIESAVRRIQEKSRVQVAVGFGISTRDDAAAVSAFADAVVVGSALVKVIEAHGKSDELLPRVREFVSSLKEGVRPAA
- a CDS encoding MBL fold metallo-hydrolase; protein product: MKIRVLGCFGSRIPGYSTSSLLLDETFLLDAGTISSALSQHEQLALDGIVLTHAHMDHIVDLAFLADNIFGRPESMRIWAPEPVLEAVQNHLFNDYVWPDFTKLPGQGAPTIKLIPLDESGEGEVNGYHLRWTRTNHTVYTVGYCVRSAESALFYSADTTTTDDLWQMARECEQLKIAFVEASFPNRMEHLAKISGHLTPAMLKDELVKFGDRDIPIKVFHMKPQFLDELHEELAAIGDDRLQVLDGGEVFEI
- a CDS encoding bifunctional folylpolyglutamate synthase/dihydrofolate synthase; translated protein: MTGQESLDYLYGLQKFGIKLGLENIRTFLSRLDHPENRFKSVLVAGTNGKGSIASALAGILRDSGFRTGLYTSPHLHVFNERIRVNGEMIPDDRIARLVARLRTRTGSIPITFFEFTTALALEFFAEQEVEVAVLEVGLGGRFDATNAIAPVLSVVAPVARDHQQYLGEDLDSIAREKAGIMRGGVPVVSAPQVIEVEEALLDEAKKVGTEISFCGKSFHFDDAGETFDYRGIKETIAGIRPGIPGRHQFANMATALAAAEMLQPAGYDLPAIALRSGVEKMFWPGRLEWLAKRSILLDGAHNGAAANVLARYLEQQDLVNVHWIVGLKADKNSEEVLIPLLPACAALYCVEPPVEEAKPTAELVAIAERHGVRAASFASIEAALDAVQAAAADSEIVLVAGSLFLVAAVREIILQEEGRRCDEQVS